One genomic segment of Suncus etruscus isolate mSunEtr1 chromosome 15, mSunEtr1.pri.cur, whole genome shotgun sequence includes these proteins:
- the MED26 gene encoding mediator of RNA polymerase II transcription subunit 26, with amino-acid sequence MTAAPASPQQMRDRLLQAIDPQSNIRNMVAVLDVISCLERFPITKEALEETRLGKLINDVRKKTQNEELARRAKKLLRSWQKLIEPAHQAEVAMRGLAGTPGSANGGAHNCRPDAGAASAPKSLHDLRGRNDIQRLPGPRPDKLASRKRRGDQRDLGPPGAPPKVSKASHESLVPNSSPLPTNGIGGSPESCPGPLDGGRLEAGEGEPLGARVPVNAVRPHTSSPGLGQPLAPCLQTKTALQLDRTDLPPGLPHPKGPPRCSFSPRNSRHEGLARQRSPYTPRGRLPSPVLRLQAPEVAARVPSPLPLAQPSTPPVRRLELLPSTESPVRCLEHSEGHPRLLPAAEPLLPRAGFSPDSSKADSDAASSCGGGGGTDSKKKKRYRPRDYTVNLDGQGAEAGVKPVRLKERKLTFDPMTRQIRPLAQKEQARADSPVSPEPPRTELAGPEAKGSVQSPFEQTNWKELSRNEMIQSYLSRQSSLLSSSGAQTPGAHHFMAEYLRQEESARRHAHQPHVLEPEPGLPAHLPGLTRDVTPDDVERLQGHPWPGVNGCRDTQGNWYDWTQCIALDPHGDEGRLNILPYVCLD; translated from the exons ATGACAGCGGCTCCGGCGTCCCCGCAGCAGATGAGGGACCGGCTGCTGCAGGCCATCGACCCCCAGAGCAAC ATCCGGAACATGGTGGCGGTGCTGGACGTCATCTCCTGCCTGGAGAGGTTCCCCATCACCAAAGAGGCGCTGGAG GAGACGCGGCTGGGCAAGCTCATCAACGATGTGCGCAAAAAGACCCAGAATGAGGAGCTGGCACGCAGGGCCAAGAAGCTGCTGCGGAGCTGGCAGAAGCTCATCGAGCCAGCACACCAGGCGGAGGTGGCTATGCGGGGTCTGGCTGGCACCCCAGGCTCAGCCAACGGGGGTGCGCACAACTGCCGGCCTGACGCAGGAGCTGCCAGCGCGCCCAAGAGCCTGCATGACCTGAGGGGCCGCAACGACATCCAGAGGTTGCCAGGACCACGGCCGGACAAGCTGGCCAGCCGTAAGCGCCGTGGGGATCAGCGTGACCTTGGGCCCCCTGGCGCTCCCCCCAAGGTCTCCAAAGCCAGCCATGAATCCCTGGTCCCCaattcctcccccctccccaccaatGGCATCGGTGGCAGCCCAGAGAGCTGCCCTGGGCCCCTGGACGGCGGTCGCTTGGAAGCGGGCGAGGGCGAGCCACTGGGGGCCAGGGTCCCAGTCAACGCTGTGCGGCCCCACACCAGCTCTCCCGGCCTGGGCCAGCCCCTGGCGCCCTGCTTGCAGACCAAGACCGCTCTGCAGCTGGACCGAACCGACTTGCCCCCGGGGCTGCCCCACCCCAAGGGGCCACCTCGCTGCTCCTTCAGCCCCCGGAACTCAAGGCACGAGGGCTTGGCGCGGCAGCGGAGCCCCTACACGCCCAGGGGCCGCCTGCCCAGCCCTGTGCTGCGGCTGCAGGCTCCTGAGGTAGCCGCGCGGGTGCCCTCTCCGCTGCCACTGGCCCAGCCGTCCACACCCCCTGTGCGGCGGCTCGAGCTGCTGCCCAGCACTGAGAGCCCGGTGCGCTGCCTGGAGCATTCTGAGGGCCACCCGCGGCTGCTCCCCGCGGCTGAGCCCCTGCTTCCCCGGGCCGGCTTCTCCCCGGACTCTTCTAAGGCGGACAGTGACGCAGCCTCCTCCTGTGGCGGCGGCGGGGGCACGGACAGCAAGAAGAAGAAGCGCTACCGGCCACGCGACTACACCGTGAACTTGGATGGGCAGGGGGCTGAGGCGGGTGTGAAGCCCGTGCGGTTAAAAGAGCGGAAGCTCACCTTTGACCCCATGACGAGACAGATCAGGCCTTTGGCCCAGAAAGAGCAGGCGCGGGCCGACAGCCCGGTGTCCCCCGAGCCGCCTCGCACAGAGCTGGCCGGGCCTGAGGCCAAGGGCAGCGTGCAGAGCCCCTTTGAGCAGACGAACTGGAAGGAGCTGTCGCGGAACGAGATGATCCAGTCGTACCTGAGCCGGCAGAGCAGCTTGCTGTCCTCATCGGGCGCGCAGACCCCAGGCGCCCACCACTTCATGGCCGAGTACCTGCGGCAGGAGGAGAGTGCCCGGCGCCACGCACACCAGCCACACGTGCTGGAGCCCGAGCCCGGCCTGCCTGCCCACCTCCCGGGGCTGACGCGGGATGTGACGCCGGACGACGTGGAGCGGCTGCAGGGCCACCCGTGGCCTGGCGTGAACGGGTGTCGGGACACACAGGGTAACTGGTACGACTGGACACAGTGCATCGCCCTCGACCCGCACGGGGATGAGGGCCGCCTCAACATCCTGCCTTATGTCTGCCTGGACTGA